The following proteins are encoded in a genomic region of Spirosoma sp. SC4-14:
- a CDS encoding MFS transporter, with protein sequence MEQPRTKVRYGMLALVFINVVINYLDRSNISVAGATLSKDLALSSVELGLIFSAFGWTYAILQIPGGLIADRFGPRVLYAFCLMTWSLATLAQGFVRGFAGLFSLRLATGAFEAPSYPINNRIVTSWFPDHERASAIAMYVSGQFIGLAFLTPVLVTVQYYAGWKGLFIGTGVIGLLWGIIWYLFYRDPLDHARVNQAELTYIEEGGGLFRGKKNEPGQPSTWSLSNLRQVFSSRTLWGVYIGQFAVNATLWFFLTWFPTYLVTYRGLDFIKSGYLASVPFLAACAGLLLSGFISDSLVKKGRSVGMARKTPIIIGLLLSVSIIGANYTNDTALIIFFMALAFFGSGMALISWVFVSILSPKHLIGLTGGVFNFMGNLASIVVPIVIGYLAKGGNFQPALVFIGALGFVGACSYIFLVGKIERVVVREDQRASQLTN encoded by the coding sequence ATGGAACAACCACGTACGAAGGTTCGCTACGGAATGCTGGCGCTTGTCTTCATCAACGTCGTCATCAACTACCTGGATCGAAGCAATATTTCGGTGGCCGGGGCTACCCTAAGTAAAGATTTAGCGTTGTCGTCGGTTGAATTGGGGCTTATTTTTTCGGCCTTTGGCTGGACCTATGCCATTCTGCAAATTCCTGGCGGACTCATTGCCGACCGATTCGGCCCACGGGTCTTATATGCCTTTTGCCTGATGACCTGGTCGCTGGCAACACTGGCACAGGGGTTTGTTCGTGGTTTTGCCGGTTTGTTTTCCCTGCGTTTAGCAACCGGGGCTTTCGAAGCTCCTTCGTATCCAATCAACAACCGGATTGTAACGAGCTGGTTTCCCGATCATGAGCGGGCATCGGCCATTGCTATGTATGTATCGGGACAGTTTATTGGGCTGGCGTTTCTGACCCCGGTGCTGGTGACGGTGCAATATTATGCAGGCTGGAAAGGGTTGTTTATCGGGACCGGTGTGATTGGTTTGCTGTGGGGCATTATCTGGTATTTATTTTATCGCGACCCGCTCGACCATGCCCGGGTAAATCAGGCCGAATTGACATACATCGAAGAAGGTGGAGGGCTCTTCAGAGGAAAAAAAAATGAGCCTGGGCAACCATCGACCTGGAGCCTCAGCAACCTGCGGCAGGTTTTTTCAAGCCGTACGCTTTGGGGGGTATATATTGGCCAATTTGCGGTTAATGCTACACTCTGGTTTTTCCTGACCTGGTTTCCAACGTATCTGGTAACCTATCGTGGCCTGGATTTTATTAAATCGGGTTATCTGGCTTCAGTACCGTTTCTGGCGGCTTGCGCAGGACTTCTGCTTTCGGGTTTTATTTCAGACTCGCTGGTTAAAAAAGGCAGATCGGTAGGAATGGCGCGTAAAACGCCAATCATTATTGGGCTTTTGTTATCGGTAAGTATCATTGGTGCCAACTATACCAATGATACGGCCCTGATTATCTTCTTTATGGCCTTAGCCTTTTTTGGATCAGGAATGGCCCTGATTTCGTGGGTCTTCGTGTCAATATTATCGCCCAAACACCTGATTGGGCTTACGGGGGGCGTATTTAATTTCATGGGTAATCTGGCCTCGATTGTTGTTCCTATTGTAATTGGCTATCTGGCCAAAGGGGGCAACTTTCAGCCTGCGCTAGTGTTCATTGGTGCATTGGGTTTTGTAGGTGCCTGCTCCTATATTTTTCTGGTTGGAAAAATAGAGCGCGTTGTGGTTCGGGAAGATCAGCGAGCCAGCCAGCTAACCAACTAA
- a CDS encoding helix-turn-helix transcriptional regulator: protein METTSVEQFYKQLSGTVDGELRSILPDGINKEIGHFNVFSMTELLQKAKGKPLMPYNRRSYYKISLMIGRNRAEYADKVIDIEKNGLLFATPKVPYHYLPQDMDQTGHFCIFTDEFLVPSKSGVVLDELPIFKAGGYPVFQLTDELATELTQLFQKMHRELASDYAYKYDLLRTYVLELIHYGQKLQPATALYPTHTASARVTSLFIELLERQFPIESPNQKLALRSAKDYADRLSIHVNHLNKVLKENTGKTTTSLISSRLIQESKILLKQTDWSISEIAYCLGFEEIAHFSNFFRKQTSLSPAAFRS, encoded by the coding sequence ATGGAAACAACTTCGGTCGAACAGTTTTATAAGCAATTGTCGGGTACCGTTGATGGTGAACTACGATCTATCTTACCCGATGGTATCAATAAAGAAATAGGGCATTTCAATGTCTTCAGCATGACCGAGCTATTGCAGAAAGCCAAAGGAAAGCCTCTGATGCCCTACAACCGAAGATCCTATTACAAAATAAGTCTGATGATCGGCCGAAACCGCGCCGAATATGCCGATAAGGTTATCGACATTGAAAAAAATGGGCTTTTGTTTGCCACACCTAAAGTTCCTTATCACTACCTGCCCCAGGATATGGACCAGACCGGGCATTTCTGCATTTTTACCGACGAGTTTCTGGTTCCATCCAAAAGTGGAGTCGTACTCGACGAGTTGCCTATTTTCAAAGCCGGAGGCTACCCTGTTTTCCAGTTAACAGACGAGTTAGCAACCGAACTCACGCAGCTTTTTCAGAAGATGCACCGTGAGCTTGCATCGGACTATGCCTATAAATACGATCTATTGCGAACTTATGTGCTCGAACTGATTCATTACGGCCAAAAACTACAACCCGCAACGGCTTTGTATCCAACCCATACCGCGTCGGCCCGTGTCACCTCTCTGTTTATCGAACTACTGGAGCGACAGTTCCCCATCGAATCGCCCAACCAAAAATTAGCCCTTCGCTCTGCTAAAGATTATGCCGATCGCCTGTCAATACACGTGAACCATCTGAACAAAGTGTTGAAAGAAAATACGGGCAAAACAACAACCAGCCTGATTAGCAGTCGCCTGATTCAGGAGTCGAAAATTTTACTGAAACAAACGGACTGGAGCATTTCAGAGATAGCCTATTGCCTGGGATTTGAAGAGATAGCGCATTTTTCCAATTTTTTCCGAAAACAGACTTCACTCTCCCCAGCAGCCTTCCGGTCCTGA
- a CDS encoding site-specific integrase, giving the protein MSASVKIILHSKKYTDGTHAVMLQCKVVSASGTIWKRRTLCKVKANQFDKSTCRIIKHPNLIVLNVRIADAFTLAEKKLHTALLEGRKIDPEQIIAEEVVVSNPGASLLASCRKYIERCMHKGQIHTAEKYSSHMNKLAEYLGKDRFGNQIDVHMDDIDEDWVLAWSIWLRSHGSKSDNTLHRRMAFLNTLFNDARKRGFTKADPMAFLEFKEAKVRKPKLTQEQLRALEELPLEGRKADARNTFMLQFYAYGSRISDALTWKKEDIRKEGDSWYLHYTSMKTGDLIDVRLSEKARVLIDHYLRTVPGKFLLPWLAKFEEIPGKSALENKARLIAQIESKTQMINVLLKEIAEQAGIPVNLTTHIARHSFATLADKMISDKRKISAALGHSKFSTTEVYLADLRQSDVNDAMDELWK; this is encoded by the coding sequence ATGTCCGCTTCCGTCAAAATTATTCTCCACAGCAAGAAATATACTGATGGCACACATGCCGTAATGCTCCAATGTAAAGTCGTGTCGGCATCGGGTACTATCTGGAAACGTCGAACACTTTGCAAAGTAAAGGCAAATCAATTTGATAAATCGACATGCCGAATCATTAAGCATCCTAATCTTATCGTATTGAATGTGCGGATTGCCGACGCATTCACCCTGGCAGAAAAAAAGCTACACACAGCCTTATTGGAAGGGCGCAAAATTGACCCTGAACAGATTATTGCTGAAGAAGTGGTTGTTTCCAATCCAGGGGCTTCCCTGCTGGCCAGTTGCCGAAAGTATATTGAACGTTGTATGCACAAAGGTCAGATTCATACGGCCGAAAAGTACAGCAGCCATATGAATAAGCTAGCTGAATACCTGGGTAAGGATCGGTTCGGCAATCAGATCGATGTGCATATGGACGATATTGATGAAGACTGGGTATTGGCCTGGTCGATTTGGCTCCGTTCCCATGGAAGCAAATCAGACAACACGCTTCACCGACGCATGGCTTTTTTGAATACCCTGTTTAACGATGCCCGTAAGCGGGGCTTCACCAAAGCGGACCCAATGGCTTTTCTTGAGTTCAAAGAGGCTAAGGTTCGTAAACCTAAACTAACGCAGGAACAATTAAGAGCGCTGGAGGAGCTGCCCCTGGAGGGTAGGAAAGCCGACGCTCGGAACACCTTCATGCTTCAGTTCTATGCTTATGGCAGCCGGATCAGCGACGCGCTGACGTGGAAAAAGGAAGATATTCGGAAAGAGGGCGATAGCTGGTATCTACACTACACTAGTATGAAAACCGGAGATCTGATCGATGTACGGCTCAGTGAAAAAGCCCGGGTATTAATCGACCATTACTTACGAACCGTGCCTGGCAAATTTTTATTACCCTGGCTGGCGAAGTTTGAAGAGATACCGGGTAAATCGGCACTGGAGAATAAAGCCCGGTTGATTGCTCAGATTGAAAGCAAAACCCAGATGATTAATGTGCTACTAAAGGAAATAGCCGAACAAGCGGGTATTCCAGTCAATCTGACAACGCACATTGCCCGGCATAGCTTTGCGACGCTAGCCGATAAGATGATCAGCGATAAGCGTAAGATCAGTGCTGCATTAGGCCATAGTAAGTTCTCAACAACTGAGGTATATCTAGCCGACCTACGGCAGTCAGACGTAAACGACGCGATGGATGAGCTATGGAAATAA
- a CDS encoding DUF2158 domain-containing protein yields MPSIKIGDKVRLKSGGPIMTVTHFNDLTGIFTCQWFMNGKLELGYFPEESLEKVVDDSSASPGIFVG; encoded by the coding sequence ATGCCATCCATCAAGATAGGAGACAAAGTCCGGCTTAAGTCGGGAGGGCCAATTATGACAGTTACGCATTTTAACGACTTAACAGGTATTTTTACATGTCAATGGTTTATGAATGGAAAGTTGGAATTAGGATATTTCCCAGAAGAATCACTAGAAAAAGTCGTGGATGATTCGTCAGCTTCTCCAGGTATTTTTGTTGGTTAA
- a CDS encoding helix-turn-helix transcriptional regulator: protein MTEEEYSNMKTDLESKGCVFFENVEVPKGKVAVAIPFSALKDTPGVVAPILPSISVPELRKMLEQYNISVKPMEIFITGDNKAWMPEDSYLVYFTLPDKEMAMPLKTIFETNIRLFRAYVNVTQKDFGNLLGLSESDIASIESGRDPQQAMTVFSIITLVSMGCNPNWLFLNEGPMLIQK, encoded by the coding sequence ATGACCGAAGAAGAATATAGCAACATGAAAACAGATTTAGAATCTAAAGGTTGTGTCTTTTTTGAAAATGTAGAAGTCCCAAAAGGTAAAGTTGCTGTGGCCATACCTTTTTCAGCACTTAAGGATACGCCGGGTGTTGTAGCGCCTATTTTGCCAAGCATTTCCGTGCCCGAACTGCGAAAAATGTTAGAGCAATATAATATTTCGGTAAAGCCGATGGAAATTTTCATTACAGGTGATAATAAGGCATGGATGCCTGAAGATAGTTATCTTGTATATTTTACTTTGCCTGATAAAGAGATGGCAATGCCATTAAAAACTATTTTTGAGACTAACATTCGTTTATTCAGAGCATACGTAAACGTTACTCAAAAAGACTTTGGAAATTTATTGGGATTAAGCGAAAGTGATATTGCGTCAATAGAATCAGGCCGAGACCCGCAACAGGCTATGACAGTTTTTTCTATAATTACACTGGTATCAATGGGCTGTAATCCTAATTGGTTATTTCTTAATGAAGGCCCTATGTTAATTCAGAAATAG
- a CDS encoding DUF4468 domain-containing protein, which yields MKYLSLFVIGLFLSSCGGFIPNEIQNGKVLGVMPLQYGRVSYQTSNRLPSEREDIFRQARRWAAFHVGNPSHALAISDNLIGDIIATGRIDKQYIKTRSGPQLIPALDYAASIECYDRYYRVTLTNFRYDLGPQGSYGVELRPKGMNKNRVKQQLEIIHEQVNQIINSLQEFIDAEAKRTQ from the coding sequence ATGAAGTACCTTTCTCTATTTGTGATTGGCCTTTTCTTGTCAAGTTGTGGCGGCTTTATTCCCAATGAAATTCAAAACGGTAAAGTACTAGGGGTAATGCCACTACAGTACGGCCGCGTTAGTTATCAAACATCCAACCGGCTACCTAGTGAGCGAGAGGATATCTTCCGGCAAGCTCGTCGGTGGGCGGCTTTTCATGTAGGCAACCCATCTCATGCCCTGGCTATCAGTGACAATTTAATAGGCGATATTATTGCTACCGGGCGCATTGACAAACAGTACATTAAAACGAGAAGCGGCCCGCAGTTAATACCAGCACTGGATTATGCAGCCAGTATAGAATGCTACGATCGCTATTACCGGGTGACACTGACCAACTTTCGTTATGATCTGGGTCCGCAGGGGTCTTATGGGGTTGAGCTGCGACCTAAGGGTATGAACAAAAACCGGGTTAAGCAACAGTTGGAGATTATCCATGAACAGGTGAATCAGATCATAAATAGCCTTCAGGAGTTCATTGACGCTGAGGCTAAACGAACCCAATAA
- a CDS encoding DUF3226 domain-containing protein, whose protein sequence is MILEEKFNAKLLVEGHNDQHVAWAICRQHHIAETFDVIDCKSISNLKQMFSVYLKQGTNTAVGIIIDADQNLDARWASISGILIDSGYMVPTTLPNSGLILPAHTIFPVVGIWIMPDNTSIGMLEDFITNLIPDTDPLKAYVNVALNTLEQTGHHRYNVIHRSKAYVHTFLSWQEDPGTPMGQAITKHYLDHNAAQCINFIDWLNALFNPNVA, encoded by the coding sequence ATGATACTTGAAGAAAAATTCAATGCTAAGCTTCTTGTTGAAGGGCATAATGATCAGCACGTAGCATGGGCTATTTGTAGGCAACATCATATAGCGGAAACGTTTGATGTAATTGATTGTAAAAGCATTAGTAACCTTAAACAAATGTTTTCAGTTTATTTGAAGCAAGGGACTAATACTGCGGTAGGAATTATCATTGACGCCGATCAAAATCTTGACGCCAGATGGGCAAGTATATCCGGAATCCTTATTGACTCAGGTTATATGGTACCTACTACATTGCCTAACAGCGGACTGATTCTTCCTGCTCATACCATATTTCCTGTAGTAGGCATTTGGATTATGCCTGATAATACATCAATAGGTATGCTGGAAGACTTTATAACAAATCTTATTCCTGATACTGATCCACTAAAAGCCTATGTCAATGTGGCTTTGAATACACTGGAGCAAACTGGTCACCATCGCTATAATGTCATACACCGTTCAAAAGCGTATGTACATACCTTTTTATCGTGGCAGGAAGATCCAGGTACCCCAATGGGGCAGGCCATCACCAAGCATTATTTGGATCACAACGCAGCACAGTGTATAAACTTTATTGATTGGCTTAACGCATTGTTTAATCCCAACGTGGCCTAG
- a CDS encoding AAA family ATPase gives MFNSIEINSYRNIELLQIKNLSNVNLFVGKNNTGKTSILEAISIAALSTKAVGDYNILLGWIFKLINNREGDFFINLNQSSRNVVLFNKAAFASVMHKRKSHPFSRLRINATDETLINEPFYKRVYVDIYFTVIYDKDFVVKDENGNTKMVKGKHSLNPDLIETLNLEGTYGQATDIVYYTSNGYGFPIYFDRDYRAQVQISEIFAAQNKVFYIRSNVNNEKNNAILHENIAFDDQLKKSVTEALQLIDPTVQQFAFQTNEFGQRLGMAKVVNEEMPIPISSMGDGINRILTIILALVNCKDGFLLIDEFENGLHFSVQENLWKIIFSLSIKLNVQVFVTTHSSDTIHSFSKVLSNLPQGKHPAKAIRIQRSDDKLYSIEYSTEELETSAKFNIEIR, from the coding sequence ATGTTTAATTCCATTGAAATAAATAGTTATCGCAATATAGAATTACTGCAAATTAAAAATTTGAGTAACGTTAATTTATTTGTTGGAAAAAATAATACTGGAAAAACATCTATATTAGAAGCTATATCAATTGCAGCCCTTAGTACAAAAGCAGTAGGAGATTATAATATTCTACTTGGTTGGATATTTAAGCTGATAAACAATAGAGAGGGAGACTTTTTTATTAATTTAAATCAATCATCCAGAAATGTTGTACTTTTTAACAAGGCAGCATTCGCCTCGGTAATGCATAAGAGAAAAAGTCACCCGTTTTCAAGATTAAGAATTAATGCAACCGATGAAACCTTAATAAATGAACCGTTTTATAAAAGAGTTTATGTAGATATTTATTTTACTGTTATATACGATAAAGATTTTGTTGTAAAGGATGAAAATGGAAATACCAAAATGGTTAAAGGTAAACATTCTCTTAATCCAGATCTTATTGAAACTTTAAACTTAGAAGGAACATACGGCCAAGCAACCGATATAGTTTACTACACTTCAAATGGATATGGTTTCCCAATTTATTTTGACAGAGACTATAGGGCACAAGTTCAGATCTCTGAAATTTTCGCTGCCCAAAATAAAGTTTTTTATATACGATCAAATGTTAATAATGAAAAAAATAATGCTATACTACACGAAAATATTGCATTTGATGACCAATTAAAGAAGTCAGTTACTGAGGCATTACAACTCATTGACCCCACTGTACAGCAATTTGCATTTCAAACAAATGAATTTGGGCAAAGATTAGGGATGGCCAAAGTGGTAAATGAAGAAATGCCTATCCCAATTAGTAGTATGGGAGACGGAATCAATAGAATATTGACTATAATTCTTGCTCTTGTAAACTGTAAAGATGGGTTCTTATTAATTGATGAGTTTGAAAATGGATTACATTTTTCTGTACAGGAAAACCTATGGAAAATCATTTTTTCACTTTCAATAAAACTGAATGTTCAAGTATTTGTAACAACACATAGTTCAGATACAATTCACTCATTTTCTAAGGTGTTATCCAATTTACCGCAAGGAAAACATCCTGCCAAAGCAATACGTATACAAAGGAGTGATGACAAACTATATTCAATAGAGTATAGCACTGAAGAACTTGAAACGTCAGCCAAATTCAATATAGAAATTCGCTGA
- a CDS encoding S24 family peptidase — translation MTYQHFPYDVSKTRFYLLGIMTPFQRLEIIAREEKRSERQIVEMSGRNPSIVSALRNGKKAFTEELAKAIEDKFGYRKEWILTGEGERKVEEPIIYNAPYHNDRAKLKGIRIADNVDLVPILKTPLYARTGYGYAAYPTRPPEEQEWEFIPPYKLYPGIKPEDHTIVTINGDSMEPRLKAGFEMLAYRLPDGELPRVGKIVMLDYRDELIIKSLVKVDWDNKEITVESDNTREQRIIKMEEIRRVFHVYDYHKGLL, via the coding sequence ATGACGTATCAACATTTTCCATATGACGTATCAAAAACCCGATTTTACCTGCTAGGAATAATGACTCCGTTTCAACGTCTTGAGATAATTGCGAGAGAGGAGAAAAGAAGCGAACGCCAGATCGTGGAAATGTCTGGTCGGAATCCTTCAATTGTATCAGCTTTGAGAAATGGCAAAAAGGCCTTCACTGAAGAATTGGCTAAAGCTATTGAAGATAAGTTCGGGTATAGAAAGGAGTGGATTTTAACAGGCGAAGGAGAGAGGAAAGTAGAAGAGCCAATTATATATAATGCCCCCTATCATAATGATCGCGCAAAACTTAAGGGTATAAGGATTGCCGATAATGTCGATTTAGTACCAATTCTGAAGACCCCTCTCTATGCCAGAACAGGATACGGCTATGCAGCATACCCAACCAGACCCCCCGAAGAGCAGGAATGGGAGTTCATACCGCCCTATAAACTTTATCCCGGTATTAAGCCTGAAGATCATACGATTGTAACCATTAATGGCGATAGCATGGAGCCACGATTAAAAGCAGGATTCGAAATGTTAGCCTATAGATTACCTGATGGGGAGTTGCCTAGAGTTGGCAAGATTGTAATGTTGGATTATCGTGATGAGTTAATTATAAAAAGCCTTGTTAAGGTTGATTGGGATAATAAAGAAATAACGGTCGAATCAGATAATACGCGTGAACAAAGAATTATCAAGATGGAGGAAATTCGTCGCGTTTTTCATGTATATGACTATCATAAAGGATTACTATGA
- a CDS encoding helix-turn-helix transcriptional regulator: MTQQTLIQRLEKVRERCLKVPGGIKAVAEKMGRSENTLHNWFKGRTTPSVKDIESLVTNLVELEEKGRMAKMAEEQKLNAILP, encoded by the coding sequence ATGACGCAACAGACATTAATCCAACGGCTTGAAAAGGTCCGCGAACGGTGCTTGAAAGTGCCAGGCGGCATCAAAGCTGTAGCCGAAAAAATGGGGAGATCTGAGAATACTCTACACAACTGGTTTAAGGGACGCACAACACCTTCAGTTAAAGATATTGAGTCCTTAGTAACCAATCTTGTCGAACTGGAGGAAAAGGGGAGAATGGCAAAAATGGCAGAAGAACAAAAGTTAAACGCTATTCTACCCTAG
- a CDS encoding phage antirepressor KilAC domain-containing protein produces the protein MNESLLPITTNEQGVPVVSTVDFAEGLGIQHTSLIATIQAYLLVIEKDFGQVGFQIGTVRNSVGALNQFKYAYLTEDQSLFIGSLSRNSERVVEFKSVLVRSFAEARKKLAEANFPSYQIADEIERAKRWIEEQKQVRALQFENAELKPKAEYAEQVLLSETELTTTKVAIDLGMSARKLNKLLQQKGVQYKQSGIWILRAAYNGKGYAKLRTYTHLGSDGSVRTEHLLVWTEVGRQFIHSLLNPALSTPVQLAIA, from the coding sequence ATGAATGAGTCCCTTCTTCCAATCACTACTAATGAACAGGGGGTGCCGGTTGTCAGTACGGTTGACTTCGCTGAAGGATTAGGCATTCAACACACTAGCTTGATTGCGACGATTCAGGCCTATCTGTTAGTTATTGAAAAAGATTTTGGACAGGTCGGATTTCAAATCGGGACTGTTCGTAACTCAGTAGGCGCGCTGAATCAATTCAAATATGCTTACCTCACCGAAGATCAGTCACTCTTTATCGGTTCACTCAGCCGTAATTCCGAACGGGTCGTTGAATTTAAGTCGGTATTGGTGCGCTCCTTTGCCGAAGCCCGTAAAAAACTGGCTGAAGCGAATTTTCCCTCATACCAGATTGCTGACGAAATCGAACGGGCCAAACGGTGGATCGAAGAACAAAAGCAGGTCCGGGCCTTGCAGTTTGAAAATGCGGAGCTAAAACCTAAAGCTGAGTATGCCGAACAGGTATTGCTCAGCGAAACGGAGCTGACCACTACAAAAGTGGCAATTGATTTAGGCATGTCAGCCCGTAAGCTTAATAAGCTGCTGCAACAGAAAGGAGTCCAGTACAAACAGTCGGGCATCTGGATTTTACGAGCGGCTTATAATGGCAAGGGTTATGCCAAACTGCGCACTTATACACACCTGGGTAGCGACGGTTCCGTTCGCACTGAACACCTGCTGGTCTGGACTGAAGTAGGCCGCCAGTTCATTCACAGTCTACTGAATCCCGCGCTTTCAACTCCTGTTCAACTCGCTATCGCCTAA
- a CDS encoding DnaB-like helicase C-terminal domain-containing protein: MNTELMPNYLINVDEQLEAMLLGSVLNAPHLTGNLLKYIKKPSVFYNPRHQAVYKALSTLYQQGDPIDLVLVNRWLQSNQADNSIDAYYLSDLVNQGHLTGIDRHCLQLFKLAIKRYLGQYGGELRRKAMEPHTDPLELINLLTADVDTILGAISSMQEKSAKDFLKEVFNDLEDKQAGRKRGLTFGVTDLDDRVGGFAPGNYVVLAAGTGMGKTGFMVHVIRHQCLVEQNPIGVVTLEMTGAEYMARLVAAESDYSNSQLNRANVDIDTLYQRTQRLVNMPLHIHDKPLESVELQYIIREWVRRKKVKMVVLDYLQLVKDSRYPARIDRVSNLSMDLKALAGELGIVIVAISQLNRDFEKRKDFDKRPMLSDLKESSQLEQDATAVLFLFRPFKYGLQYEDGSADVHTMELHGLKFRGAQPTDRHEPWLLDYDGACNRVARFGSLKYGRLTPLSELDDVDPQF; this comes from the coding sequence ATGAACACCGAACTTATGCCGAATTACCTGATCAACGTGGATGAGCAGCTCGAAGCTATGCTTCTTGGCTCTGTGCTCAATGCCCCGCACTTGACAGGTAACCTGCTCAAGTACATCAAAAAACCGAGTGTATTCTATAACCCACGTCACCAGGCCGTGTATAAAGCGCTGTCCACATTGTATCAGCAAGGCGATCCGATTGACCTGGTCTTAGTCAATCGCTGGCTACAATCGAACCAGGCCGATAATAGCATCGATGCGTACTACCTGTCTGACTTGGTCAATCAAGGCCATTTGACGGGAATCGATCGGCATTGCCTGCAACTTTTCAAGCTGGCCATCAAACGTTACCTGGGTCAATATGGTGGTGAACTACGGCGTAAAGCCATGGAGCCGCATACCGATCCGCTTGAGCTGATCAATTTGCTTACTGCTGATGTCGATACGATTCTGGGAGCCATTAGCTCCATGCAGGAAAAGTCGGCGAAGGATTTCCTAAAAGAGGTTTTCAACGATCTGGAAGATAAACAGGCTGGTCGCAAACGGGGCTTAACGTTCGGTGTTACCGATCTTGACGATCGCGTCGGTGGATTTGCACCGGGCAATTACGTCGTTTTAGCCGCTGGTACAGGTATGGGTAAAACCGGTTTTATGGTGCATGTGATCCGTCATCAGTGCCTGGTTGAACAAAACCCGATCGGTGTTGTCACCCTGGAGATGACTGGGGCCGAGTATATGGCCCGACTCGTAGCCGCAGAGTCTGATTACTCCAACTCGCAACTGAACCGGGCCAATGTCGATATCGATACGCTTTACCAGCGAACGCAACGTCTGGTTAATATGCCGCTGCACATTCACGACAAACCCCTTGAGTCAGTCGAGTTGCAGTACATTATCCGGGAATGGGTACGCCGGAAGAAAGTGAAGATGGTGGTACTCGATTACCTTCAATTGGTGAAGGACTCACGCTATCCAGCACGTATCGACCGGGTTTCCAACCTCAGCATGGATCTAAAGGCCCTGGCTGGTGAATTAGGCATTGTCATCGTTGCCATTTCACAGCTAAACCGGGATTTTGAAAAGCGTAAAGACTTCGACAAACGGCCTATGCTGTCGGATTTGAAAGAAAGTAGCCAGCTTGAACAGGATGCTACAGCGGTTCTGTTTTTGTTCCGGCCCTTCAAGTATGGCTTGCAGTATGAAGACGGTTCGGCCGATGTCCACACCATGGAGCTTCACGGTCTGAAGTTCCGAGGGGCCCAGCCTACCGACCGGCACGAGCCCTGGCTACTCGACTATGATGGTGCCTGTAATCGTGTAGCTCGGTTTGGCTCCTTAAAGTATGGTCGCTTAACACCCCTGTCCGAATTGGACGATGTAGACCCTCAGTTTTAA
- a CDS encoding helix-turn-helix transcriptional regulator, with translation MIEYPTNQDPSMPMAIHEGQRLKEYLLVKNISPEVLAVRINRSLRSVYGYFVIARFSSHVRQSIYSGLGINDGRILENYQRSNIHYGQRLQAYLLQRAISHTSFAARMGKAKSTVSAYMKVKTFSRKNLQVILKALDARYEDVFCPLAVTEQPASIPATPNDPEELYTITQLLGEQLAQWQKLLSNLKESSAPSADINFCHYQIRHLKCSSSFMAEQ, from the coding sequence ATGATTGAATACCCAACAAACCAAGACCCATCAATGCCAATGGCTATTCATGAAGGCCAGAGGCTGAAAGAATACCTTCTTGTCAAAAATATTTCACCCGAGGTCTTGGCCGTCCGAATCAATCGATCGCTTCGATCGGTCTATGGTTATTTTGTCATCGCCCGTTTTTCGTCTCACGTTCGCCAGTCAATTTATTCAGGCCTGGGTATTAACGATGGACGGATACTGGAGAACTATCAACGATCTAACATTCACTATGGACAGCGCTTACAAGCTTATCTGCTTCAGCGCGCCATAAGCCATACCTCGTTTGCTGCCCGAATGGGCAAGGCGAAATCAACCGTATCCGCCTACATGAAGGTGAAAACTTTCTCCAGAAAGAACCTTCAGGTAATTCTAAAAGCATTGGATGCCCGTTATGAAGATGTCTTTTGCCCGCTGGCTGTCACAGAGCAACCTGCCTCTATCCCAGCTACGCCTAACGATCCTGAAGAACTTTATACGATCACCCAGTTGCTTGGGGAGCAATTAGCGCAGTGGCAGAAACTCTTATCAAACCTTAAGGAGTCTTCAGCTCCATCGGCCGACATCAATTTTTGCCACTATCAGATACGACACCTCAAGTGTTCATCCTCCTTTATGGCTGAACAATGA